A single Anatilimnocola floriformis DNA region contains:
- a CDS encoding MotA/TolQ/ExbB proton channel family protein codes for MNRVTPMLGGLFLMLAMCLSAAAQQPGPVPGNVPLAPAVEAPAKVPKNLLQTFYDGGPLMYPIALCSFLVVMFTCERIITLRRSRVIPRDFVTRIFEQIREGQLDREDAIALCEKNGSPVAIVLAGGLKKWGRPAVEVEQAILDSGERVCNQLRKYLRLFNGVSQVAPLFGLLGTVMGMISSFQGISGSAAAGQRELMAGGIAEALITTASGMFVAIPALLAYLHFLSRVDYLVTEIDSVGQRLVDLISADGLERAARERAPKKKAA; via the coding sequence ATGAATCGTGTAACGCCCATGTTGGGCGGACTCTTCTTGATGTTGGCCATGTGCCTTAGCGCGGCCGCCCAACAACCAGGGCCGGTCCCGGGCAATGTGCCCCTGGCGCCTGCGGTGGAAGCTCCTGCCAAGGTTCCGAAGAATCTGCTGCAAACATTTTACGACGGTGGGCCGCTGATGTATCCCATCGCGCTCTGCTCGTTTCTCGTCGTCATGTTCACGTGTGAACGGATTATTACGCTGCGCCGGAGCCGGGTCATTCCTCGCGACTTCGTCACGCGTATTTTCGAACAGATCCGCGAAGGACAACTCGATCGCGAAGATGCAATTGCACTCTGCGAAAAAAACGGCAGTCCCGTGGCCATCGTGCTCGCTGGTGGCCTCAAAAAATGGGGCCGCCCAGCCGTTGAAGTAGAACAAGCTATCCTCGACTCGGGTGAACGAGTTTGCAATCAGCTCCGCAAATATCTGCGACTGTTCAACGGCGTGTCGCAAGTCGCGCCGCTATTTGGATTGCTCGGCACCGTGATGGGCATGATCTCATCGTTCCAAGGCATTTCTGGTTCGGCTGCCGCGGGTCAACGCGAATTGATGGCGGGCGGCATCGCTGAGGCGCTGATCACGACGGCCTCGGGCATGTTCGTAGCAATTCCCGCACTGTTGGCTTATCTCCACTTTCTCAGCCGAGTTGACTATCTGGTCACGGAGATCGACTCCGTTGGCCAGCGCCTAGTCGATTTGATTTCCGCCGACGGCTTGGAACGCGCCGCTCGCGAACGGGCGCCCAAGAAGAAAGCTGCGTAG